A genomic window from Vitis riparia cultivar Riparia Gloire de Montpellier isolate 1030 chromosome 16, EGFV_Vit.rip_1.0, whole genome shotgun sequence includes:
- the LOC117933282 gene encoding acetolactate synthase 2, chloroplastic-like, whose translation MANVAATNITFFKPFLQHYSNFPTSFFNITIPIPKHYHKPTSTKCLSRCHLSVTPEPSRGAPETLVSRFAADQPRKGSDILVEALEREGVTHVFGYPGGASMEIHEALARSSMIRNVLPRHEQGGIFAADGYARASGRPGVCLTSSGPGATNIISGIADANFDSIPIVAITGQVPRGLMGTDAFQEVPLIDITRPITKFNYLVLDVEDIPRTVKEAFLLATSGRPGPVLIDIPRDIQKELVVPNWNKPIMLLGNASRLPKLPEKAHLEEIVRLISVSKRPVVYAGGGCMNCSEELRRFVGLTGIPVASTLMGLGIFPCTDDLSLHMLGMHGTIQANYAVDRSDLLLAFGVRFDDRVTGKVEAFARNATIVHIDIDPAEIGKNKKPHLSICTDVKLALEGINTILEKNEAKQPTAENKRGKGTKFNDNVSAWIEEIDEQKEKYPASYRTFGEAIPPQYAIQLLDELTNGNAIICTGVGQHQMWAAQYCKHKNPRHWLSSSGLGAMGFGLPAAMGAALAKPDAIVVDIDGDGSFMMNIQELATIRVENLPVKIMLLNNQHLGMVYQYEYEYGDGDSLHSYMGNPSNQAQVFPDMLMFAEACNITAARVTKKAELREAIEKMLKTPGPYLLDVMVPHQAQVLQLIPDGGTFKGAQ comes from the coding sequence ATGGCGAATGTTGCAGCTACAAACATCACCTTTTTCAAACCCTTTTTGCAGCATTACTCCAATTTTCCTACCTCATTTTTCAACATCACCATCCCCATTCCCAAACATTACCATAAACCTACCAGCACAAAGTGTCTCTCCCGCTGCCACCTCAGTGTCACTCCCGAACCCTCCCGGGGCGCCCCAGAAACCTTGGTTTCCCGGTTCGCCGCTGACCAGCCGAGGAAGGGCAGTGACATCCTTGTGGAAGCCCTGGAACGTGAAGGGGTGACTCATGTCTTCGGTTACCCGGGGGGAGCCTCCATGGAGATTCACGAAGCCCTCGCTCGCTCCTCCATGATCAGAAACGTGCTGCCCAGACATGAGCAAGGGGGCATCTTTGCGGCAGACGGCTATGCTCGCGCTTCTGGACGCCCTGGTGTCTGCCTCACCTCCTCTGGTCCAGGCGCCACTAATATTATCAGCGGCATTGCGGATGCAAACTTCGATAGCATACCCATCGTGGCCATTACTGGGCAAGTCCCACGAGGCTTGATGGGAACCGATGCCTTCCAAGAAGTCCCACTTATTGATATAACTCGACCGATCACAAAGTTCAATTATTTAGTTCTTGATGTTGAAGACATTCCTCGCACAGTTAAAGAAGCCTTTCTCCTTGCAACTTCAGGTCGACCTGGTCCGGTATTGATCGATATACCAAGAGATATACAGAAAGAGCTCGTGGTTCCGAATTGGAATAAGCCAATTATGCTGCTTGGGAATGCATCCAGATTGCCTAAATTGCCGGAAAAGGCCCACCTGGAAGAAATTGTTCGATTAATTTCAGTGTCAAAGAGGCCAGTTGTGTATGCTGGTGGAGGGTGTATGAACTGCAGTGAAGAGTTAAGGCGGTTTGTGGGGCTCACTGGTATACCTGTGGCAAGTACTTTAATGGGTCTAGGGATTTTCCCATGCACGGATGACCTATCTCTTCACATGCTCGGAATGCATGGGACTATACAAGCAAACTACGCTGTGGACAGGTCTGATTTGTTGCTAGCATTTGGTGTCCGATTTGACGATCGGGTAACAGGTAAAGTTGAAGCTTTCGCTAGAAATGCTACAATTGTTCATATTGATATTGATCCAGCAGAAATcggaaagaacaaaaaacccCATCTTTCAATTTGCACTGATGTAAAGCTGGCATTGGAAGGCATCAACACGATCTTGGAGAAGAATGAAGCAAAGCAACCCACTGCAGAAAACAAAAGAGGAAAAGGGACAAAGTTTAATGACAATGTATCGGCTTGGATAGAGGAAATTGATGAGCAGAAAGAGAAATACCCAGCAAGTTATAGAACATTTGGAGAGGCTATTCCTCCACAGTATGCTATTCAACTTTTGGATGAATTAACTAATGGAAATGCTATTATTTGTACCGGAGTCGGGCAGCATCAGATGTGGGCTGCCCAGTATTGCAAGCATAAGAATCCCCGCCACTGGCTCTCTTCAAGTGGATTAGGAGCAATGGGGTTCGGATTGCCTGCTGCTATGGGTGCTGCACTTGCTAAACCCGACGCAATTGTTGTCGACATTGATGGTGACGGAAGCTTTATGATGAATATCCAGGAATTGGCTACAATACGAGTGGAAAATCTGCCAGTGAAGATTATGCTATTGAATAATCAGCACCTTGGCATGGTTTATCAATATGAGTATGAATATGGGGACGGTGATTCGTTGCACTCATACATGGGGAATCCATCGAACCAGGCCCAAGTATTTCCTGACATGTTGATGTTTGCGGAAGCTTGCAACATAACTGCAGCCCGTGTGACAAAGAAAGCAGAGCTGAGAGAGGCAATAGAGAAGATGTTGAAGACTCCTGGTCCATATCTGCTAGATGTGATGGTACCCCATCAAGCACAAGTGCTGCAGTTGATTCCGGATGGTGGCACTTTCAAAGGTGCTCAGTAA